Proteins from one Salvelinus namaycush isolate Seneca chromosome 34, SaNama_1.0, whole genome shotgun sequence genomic window:
- the LOC120028916 gene encoding choline-phosphate cytidylyltransferase A-like isoform X1 produces the protein MEAHSCHRLPGKTSRKRRRDEINGEMEGEQAVKVRRSTVGLTDPAPFADQLEPVTAPYVRVSMEEACQGTPQERPVRVYADGIFDMFHSGHARALMQAKGLFPNTHLIVGVCSDDLTHNLKGFTVMNEDERYDTVSHCRYVDEIVRNAPWTLTPEFLADHRIDFVAHDDYPYSSAGSDDVYKHIKAAGMFAPTQRTEGISTSDIITRIVRDYDVYARRNLQRGYTAKELNVSFINEKKYHLQERVDKVKKRVKDVEERSKEFVQKVETKSIDLIQKWEEKSREFIANFLQMFGPEGALKHMLKEGKGRMLQAISPRQSPNGSPTRERSPSPLPSFRLPFFTKTSPPSSPHHLSGADSICEDDD, from the exons ATGGAAGCACACAGTTGTCACCGACTGCCTGGGAAAACATCAAGAAAGAGGAGAAGGGATGAAAtcaatggagagatggagggagagcagGCCGTCAAGGTCCGACGATCCACAGTG ggtCTGACAGATCCAGCCCCATTTGCTGACCAGCTAGAACCAGTTACCGCTCCGTACGTGCGTGTCAGTATGGAGGAGGCATGCCAGGGCACCCCAC AAGAGCGTCCAGTGCGGGTATATGCAGATGGGATCTTTGACATGTTCCATTCCGGCCACGCCCGAGCACTGATGCAAGCCAAGGGGCTCTTCCCAAACACCCATCTAATTGTTGGAG TATGCAGTGACGACCTGACACACAACTTAAAAGGCTTCACCGTAATGAACGAGGACGAACGCTACGACACCGTCAGCCATTGCCGCTACGTTGACGAGATCGTACGGAACGCACCATGGACGCTCACGCCGGAGTTCCTGGCTGACCACAGG ATTGACTTTGTCGCCCATGACGATTACCCATATTCTTCGGCAGGAAGTGACGATGTTTATAAGCACATCAAAGCGGCAG GCATGTTCGCACCCACACAGCGGACAGAAGGCATCTCCACTTCTGACATCATCACCCGTATTGTCCGTGACTACGACGTGTACGCACGCAGAAACCTGCAGAGAGGCTACACTGCCAAAGAGCTTAATGTCAGCTTCATCAAT GAGAAGAAGTACCACCTGCAGGAGCGTGTGGACAAAGTGAAGAAGAGGGTGAAGGATGTGGAGGAGCGATCCAAGGAGTTTGTGCAGAAGGTGGAGACAAAGAGCATCGACCTGATCCAGAAGTGGGAAGAGAAGTCCCGAGAGTTCATCGCCAACTTCCTTCAAATGTTTGGCCCAGAGGGAGCACTG AAGCACATGCTAAAGGAGGGGAAGGGGCGGATGCTGCAAGCCATAAGCCCCAGGCAGAGCCCCAACGGCAGCCCGACCAGAGAGCGCTCGCCCTCTCCGCTGCCCTCCTTCCGTCTGCCCTTCTTCACCAagacctcccctccctcctcgcCCCACCACCTCAGCGGAGCAGACAGCATATGCGAGGATGACGATTAG
- the LOC120028916 gene encoding choline-phosphate cytidylyltransferase A-like isoform X2, with amino-acid sequence MEAHSCHRLPGKTSRKRRRDEINGEMEGEQAVKVRRSTVGLTDPAPFADQLEPVTAPYVRVSMEEACQGTPLCSDDLTHNLKGFTVMNEDERYDTVSHCRYVDEIVRNAPWTLTPEFLADHRIDFVAHDDYPYSSAGSDDVYKHIKAAGMFAPTQRTEGISTSDIITRIVRDYDVYARRNLQRGYTAKELNVSFINEKKYHLQERVDKVKKRVKDVEERSKEFVQKVETKSIDLIQKWEEKSREFIANFLQMFGPEGALKHMLKEGKGRMLQAISPRQSPNGSPTRERSPSPLPSFRLPFFTKTSPPSSPHHLSGADSICEDDD; translated from the exons ATGGAAGCACACAGTTGTCACCGACTGCCTGGGAAAACATCAAGAAAGAGGAGAAGGGATGAAAtcaatggagagatggagggagagcagGCCGTCAAGGTCCGACGATCCACAGTG ggtCTGACAGATCCAGCCCCATTTGCTGACCAGCTAGAACCAGTTACCGCTCCGTACGTGCGTGTCAGTATGGAGGAGGCATGCCAGGGCACCCCAC TATGCAGTGACGACCTGACACACAACTTAAAAGGCTTCACCGTAATGAACGAGGACGAACGCTACGACACCGTCAGCCATTGCCGCTACGTTGACGAGATCGTACGGAACGCACCATGGACGCTCACGCCGGAGTTCCTGGCTGACCACAGG ATTGACTTTGTCGCCCATGACGATTACCCATATTCTTCGGCAGGAAGTGACGATGTTTATAAGCACATCAAAGCGGCAG GCATGTTCGCACCCACACAGCGGACAGAAGGCATCTCCACTTCTGACATCATCACCCGTATTGTCCGTGACTACGACGTGTACGCACGCAGAAACCTGCAGAGAGGCTACACTGCCAAAGAGCTTAATGTCAGCTTCATCAAT GAGAAGAAGTACCACCTGCAGGAGCGTGTGGACAAAGTGAAGAAGAGGGTGAAGGATGTGGAGGAGCGATCCAAGGAGTTTGTGCAGAAGGTGGAGACAAAGAGCATCGACCTGATCCAGAAGTGGGAAGAGAAGTCCCGAGAGTTCATCGCCAACTTCCTTCAAATGTTTGGCCCAGAGGGAGCACTG AAGCACATGCTAAAGGAGGGGAAGGGGCGGATGCTGCAAGCCATAAGCCCCAGGCAGAGCCCCAACGGCAGCCCGACCAGAGAGCGCTCGCCCTCTCCGCTGCCCTCCTTCCGTCTGCCCTTCTTCACCAagacctcccctccctcctcgcCCCACCACCTCAGCGGAGCAGACAGCATATGCGAGGATGACGATTAG